One Rhodothermales bacterium genomic window carries:
- the recJ gene encoding single-stranded-DNA-specific exonuclease RecJ, whose protein sequence is MKYRWVLRPYEKPEITARLQCDLNNLPEALVRALVLRGIEDFDQAKHYFRPSLAHLHDPFLMKDMDVAADRIVRAIEAGESILVFGDYDVDGTTAAALMTRFLREQGADAQFFIPDRIEHGYGLNTTAIDRAADAGRSLMIALDCGITAHAEASHARARGVDLVICDHHKALDTVPDAVAVLDPKRNDCSYPFKELSGCGIGFKVIQAVLARRGQPAEDAFAYLDLVAISTASDIVPLEGENRVLMIEGLKRLQEKPSLGVRVLARTAGVDLAACTTSDIVFGLGPRINAAGRLGDASRAVELLLAEDEDVASSLAEALEKVNLERRTLDQETVREATVLAERQLGSRYPHAVVVHRDTWHPGVIGIVASRLVERFYRPTVMLATVNNQIKGSARSISGINIYDALKGCSDLLKTFGGHDFAAGLALERSNLEAFQARFNEVVGSMITADMLSPSISVDSTVDLAQVDGIQGRFWKVLKQFAPFGPANHKPVFHARDVVLAGDPRLIGKDGSHIKFSVRGQGAAALPLDAIGFDMKDHFDALLASRRQGRPIELLFSIEENTWNGSTTLQLKTRDLRLQGEAPTFGESAAA, encoded by the coding sequence ATGAAATACCGCTGGGTCCTGCGCCCCTACGAAAAGCCGGAGATCACCGCCCGGCTTCAGTGCGACCTCAACAACCTGCCGGAAGCCCTGGTGCGCGCTCTGGTGCTCCGTGGCATCGAGGACTTCGACCAGGCGAAGCACTATTTCCGGCCATCCCTCGCGCATCTCCATGATCCCTTTTTGATGAAGGATATGGACGTCGCGGCCGACCGCATCGTTCGGGCCATCGAGGCCGGCGAGTCCATCCTGGTGTTTGGCGACTACGACGTGGACGGTACGACGGCCGCCGCCCTCATGACCCGCTTCCTCCGTGAACAGGGCGCCGATGCCCAGTTTTTTATCCCGGACCGGATCGAGCACGGGTATGGGCTCAACACCACCGCCATCGACCGCGCCGCCGACGCCGGCCGCTCGCTGATGATCGCGCTCGACTGCGGCATCACGGCTCATGCCGAGGCTTCGCACGCCCGCGCTCGCGGCGTCGACCTCGTGATCTGCGACCATCACAAGGCGCTCGACACCGTGCCGGACGCCGTCGCCGTGCTGGACCCCAAACGCAACGACTGCAGCTACCCGTTCAAAGAGCTCTCCGGCTGCGGTATCGGCTTCAAGGTGATCCAGGCCGTTCTCGCGCGCCGCGGCCAGCCTGCCGAGGACGCCTTTGCTTACCTCGACCTCGTTGCGATCTCGACGGCCAGCGACATCGTCCCCCTGGAGGGCGAAAACCGGGTGTTGATGATCGAAGGGTTGAAGCGGCTACAAGAAAAACCGAGCCTCGGCGTCCGGGTGCTCGCCCGAACGGCCGGCGTGGACCTGGCGGCCTGCACGACCTCCGACATCGTGTTCGGCCTCGGGCCCCGCATCAACGCGGCCGGCCGGCTCGGCGACGCCAGCCGGGCCGTCGAACTCCTCCTGGCGGAGGATGAGGACGTGGCCAGCTCGCTGGCCGAGGCGCTCGAGAAGGTCAACCTGGAACGGCGCACGCTCGATCAGGAAACGGTGCGCGAGGCGACGGTGCTCGCCGAGCGTCAGCTGGGGAGCCGGTATCCCCACGCCGTCGTCGTCCACCGCGACACGTGGCACCCCGGCGTGATCGGCATCGTCGCGAGCCGGCTCGTCGAGCGGTTTTATCGCCCCACCGTCATGCTGGCCACCGTCAACAACCAGATCAAAGGCTCGGCGCGCTCGATCAGCGGTATCAATATCTACGACGCCCTGAAGGGGTGTTCGGATCTGCTCAAAACCTTTGGAGGGCACGATTTTGCCGCAGGCCTCGCGCTCGAGCGCTCCAACCTCGAAGCATTCCAGGCGCGGTTCAACGAGGTCGTGGGGTCCATGATCACGGCCGACATGCTCAGTCCGTCCATCTCCGTCGACTCCACCGTGGACCTCGCCCAGGTCGACGGCATCCAGGGGCGGTTCTGGAAAGTGCTCAAGCAGTTCGCTCCGTTCGGGCCGGCGAATCACAAGCCCGTGTTCCATGCCCGCGACGTCGTCCTCGCCGGCGATCCCCGCCTCATCGGGAAGGACGGCAGCCACATCAAGTTCAGCGTCCGCGGGCAGGGTGCGGCCGCGTTGCCGCTGGACGCCATCGGGTTTGATATGAAGGACCACTTCGACGCCCTCCTGGCGAGCCGCCGGCAGGGCCGGCCTATCGAACTGTTGTTTTCGATCGAAGAAAATACCTGGAACGGATCGACCACCCTCCAGCTCAAAACGCGTGATCTCCGGTTACAGGGCGAGGCCCCCACGTTCGGCGAATCGGCGGCCGCTTAA